One stretch of Thermococcus sp. 21S9 DNA includes these proteins:
- the hypF gene encoding carbamoyltransferase HypF, translating to MKAYRIHVQGIVQAVGFRPFIYRIAHEHNLRGYVKNLGDAGVEIVVEGREEDIEAFIEDIYRKKPPLARVDRLEKKEIPPQGFDRFYIEKSSKGGSGGDSIIPPDIAICEDCLRELFDPTNKRYMYPFIVCTNCGPRFTIIEDLPYDRENTTMKEFPMCDFCESEYKDPLNRRYHAEPVCCPVCGPSYRLYTSDGEEITGDPLRKAAELIDKGYIVAIKGIGGIHLACDATREDVVAELRRRTFRPQKPFAIMADSLETVKSFAYVSNEEEEELTSYRRPIVTLRKREPFPLPENLAPGLHTIGVMLPYAGTHYILFHWSKTKVYVMTSANYPGMPMVKDNDRAFEELKDVADYFLLHNRKILNRADDSVIRFVDGRRAVIRRSRGFVPLPIEIPFNYRGLAVGAELMNAFGVAKNGKVYPSQYIGNTGKVEVLEFMREAIEHFKRILRVKEFDLIVADLHPSYNTTKLAMELANELNVELLQVQHHYAHIASVLAEKNLESAVGIAVDGVGYGTDGNTWGGEVLYLGYEDVERLAHIDYYPLPGGDLASYYPLRALMGILSKVYSVEELEGVIRKCCPKAIGSLKYGEVEFSVALNQLAKGINLAYASSTGRVLDALSVLLNVAYRRHYEGEPAMKLESFAMKGKNDLKFEVPVEGELLKVEELFVQALDVLEKASPADIAYSVHLALARAFAGVAIEKAKEFGVKDVVMSGGVAYNELIVKTVRKAVEASGLKFHVTTEVPRGDNGINVGQAFLGGLYLEGYLTKEDLML from the coding sequence ATGAAGGCTTACCGTATTCACGTTCAGGGCATCGTTCAGGCCGTTGGATTCAGGCCGTTCATTTACCGCATAGCGCACGAGCACAACCTGAGGGGCTACGTCAAGAACCTCGGCGATGCCGGAGTCGAGATAGTCGTCGAGGGAAGGGAAGAGGACATAGAGGCCTTCATAGAGGACATCTACCGGAAAAAACCTCCCCTCGCGAGGGTTGACAGGCTCGAGAAGAAGGAAATCCCGCCCCAGGGCTTCGACCGCTTCTACATCGAGAAGAGCTCGAAGGGCGGAAGCGGTGGGGACTCGATAATCCCGCCCGACATAGCCATCTGCGAGGACTGCCTGAGAGAACTTTTCGACCCGACGAACAAGCGCTACATGTACCCCTTCATCGTCTGCACCAACTGCGGGCCGAGGTTCACAATCATCGAGGATTTACCCTACGACCGCGAGAACACGACGATGAAGGAATTTCCGATGTGCGACTTCTGCGAGAGCGAGTACAAAGACCCCCTGAACAGGCGCTACCACGCCGAGCCGGTCTGCTGTCCCGTCTGCGGGCCGAGCTACCGTCTCTACACGAGCGACGGGGAGGAAATCACCGGAGACCCGCTGAGGAAAGCGGCGGAGCTGATAGACAAGGGCTACATAGTGGCCATCAAGGGAATCGGCGGAATCCATCTGGCGTGCGACGCGACAAGGGAAGACGTCGTTGCCGAGCTGAGGAGGAGAACCTTCAGGCCCCAGAAGCCCTTCGCGATAATGGCTGACTCACTTGAGACGGTCAAGAGCTTCGCCTACGTGAGCAACGAAGAAGAGGAGGAGCTGACATCCTACAGGAGGCCCATCGTGACGCTCCGCAAGAGAGAACCCTTCCCCCTGCCCGAGAACCTCGCGCCGGGGCTTCACACAATCGGCGTCATGCTCCCCTACGCGGGAACACACTACATACTCTTCCACTGGAGCAAGACGAAGGTCTACGTGATGACCTCAGCCAACTACCCGGGAATGCCGATGGTCAAGGACAACGACAGGGCCTTCGAGGAGCTGAAGGATGTAGCCGACTACTTCCTGCTCCACAACAGGAAGATACTCAACAGAGCTGACGACAGCGTGATTCGCTTCGTTGACGGGAGGAGGGCCGTTATTAGGCGCTCCCGCGGTTTCGTGCCCCTCCCGATAGAGATTCCCTTCAACTACCGTGGCCTGGCGGTCGGTGCGGAGCTGATGAACGCCTTTGGAGTTGCTAAAAACGGAAAGGTTTACCCGAGCCAGTACATCGGCAACACCGGAAAGGTCGAGGTTCTCGAGTTCATGAGGGAGGCGATAGAGCACTTCAAGAGAATCCTGAGGGTTAAGGAGTTCGATTTAATCGTCGCCGACTTGCATCCGAGCTACAACACGACGAAGCTTGCCATGGAGCTTGCGAACGAACTGAACGTCGAGCTACTCCAGGTTCAGCACCACTACGCCCACATAGCGAGTGTCTTAGCCGAGAAGAACCTTGAATCGGCGGTGGGAATAGCCGTTGATGGAGTGGGCTACGGAACCGATGGCAACACGTGGGGCGGTGAGGTGCTCTACCTCGGCTACGAGGACGTGGAGAGGTTGGCTCATATAGACTACTACCCGCTTCCCGGTGGTGATTTGGCGAGCTACTACCCGCTGAGAGCTTTGATGGGAATCCTGAGCAAGGTTTACAGCGTCGAGGAGCTTGAAGGGGTCATAAGGAAGTGCTGTCCGAAGGCGATAGGGAGCTTGAAGTACGGCGAGGTTGAGTTCTCGGTGGCTTTGAACCAGCTCGCCAAGGGAATAAACCTCGCCTACGCTTCGTCAACCGGAAGGGTCCTTGACGCCCTGTCCGTTCTGCTCAACGTGGCCTACAGGAGGCACTACGAGGGCGAACCGGCGATGAAGCTCGAGAGCTTCGCGATGAAGGGCAAGAACGACCTCAAGTTCGAAGTGCCTGTAGAGGGAGAACTCCTCAAGGTCGAGGAGCTGTTCGTGCAGGCGCTGGACGTCCTCGAAAAGGCCTCTCCAGCGGACATCGCTTACTCGGTTCATTTAGCACTCGCGAGGGCCTTTGCAGGGGTTGCCATCGAGAAAGCTAAAGAGTTCGGCGTTAAGGACGTCGTGATGAGCGGTGGTGTCGCCTACAACGAGCTCATAGTCAAGACCGTGAGGAAGGCTGTTGAGGCGTCGGGCCTTAAGTTCCACGTTACAACGGAGGTCCCGCGCGGGGACAACGGGATAAACGTTGGCCAGGCCTTCCTCGGCGGGCTGTACCTTGAGGGCTACCTGACGAAGGAGGATTTGATGCTGTGA
- a CDS encoding nucleotidyltransferase family protein, which produces MPVIPREELLEILREVKEKLIEILGDDLVDVILFGSYARGEAKEDSDVDVIVMVKRRLTLEEHDRLSEITEKYVLEKGLVVSLIVYPVNPRMEHDPLIQNVYTEGVKV; this is translated from the coding sequence ATGCCCGTAATCCCGAGGGAAGAGCTCCTCGAAATCCTGCGCGAGGTGAAGGAAAAGCTCATCGAAATCCTCGGCGACGACTTAGTCGATGTTATCCTCTTCGGCTCGTACGCGAGGGGCGAAGCTAAAGAGGACAGCGACGTTGACGTGATTGTCATGGTCAAGAGAAGGCTAACGCTCGAAGAGCATGACCGGCTCAGTGAAATCACGGAGAAATACGTTCTGGAGAAAGGGTTAGTTGTCTCGCTCATCGTTTACCCCGTTAATCCGAGAATGGAACACGACCCGCTGATTCAGAACGTTTACACGGAAGGTGTCAAAGTATGA